The Melanotaenia boesemani isolate fMelBoe1 chromosome 3, fMelBoe1.pri, whole genome shotgun sequence genome contains the following window.
TCTCCCTCCTCCTGTGTGTTGCCTTTGGTTTCACTGTAGGCTGCAgtagtgattttctttttcttgtttttctttttgtattcaAAAAGTGCTTAATGTAGATGTTGTTTCAAACTATCTCTGCAGAGACAAGGTCGTTGTGACACCTTTGCAACAGAGTTTGACTTGGAGGCAGAGGAATATGTTCCACTGCCCAAAGGCGATGTCCATAAAAAGAAGGAGATAGTCCAAGATGTCACACTGCATGACCTGGATGTGGCAAATGCCAGACCACAGGTACATAACATGGTAACATCATCTGTTAATGAATACATTTGCTAACATGTAATAATCAAACATTGTTTCATCTCAGGGAGGTCAGGACATTCTCTCCATGATGGGTCAGCTGATGAAGCccaaaaagacagaaatcacAGGTAGAGAAAACTTCACAGCTGATTAGATCTGAAAATCAGAGGGGGGCAGTAACTAACCgtctgctgtttttctgcttccAGATAAACTTCGTGCTGAGATTAACAAGGTGGTTAACCGCTACATAGATCAGGGTGTGGCTGAGCTCGTACCGGGGGTGCTGTTTGTGGATGAGGTGCACATGCTCGATATAGAGTGCTTCACGTACCTCCATCGTGCACTGGAGAGCAGCATTGCTCCCATTGTTGTGTTTGCCTCGAACAGGGGAAACTGTTTAATCAGGTGAGAGGtgtaaaatctgtttaatagagaaaaacatgttctttaaagtaaaacggagcaattttttgttgttgttttgaagaatttgttgttgttgtttaccaGGGGGACAGAAGACATCAGCTCTCCACATGGGATTCCTTTGGATTTGCTGGACCGAGTTATGATTATTCGCACCATGTTGTACACGCCGCAAGAAATGAAGCAGGTGAGTCTCATTATTAGTCTGCTGCATGAAAACATCTCCTTGTTTTACTAATAAGGCCATGGTTTGCAGATCATCAAGATCCGTGCTCAGACTGAGGGGATCAGTATCAGTGAGGAATCTCTCACACACCTGGCAGAGATTGGCACCAAGACCACCCTCAGGTACTTGCTTAAATTCTCTGTGTTCCCAAATCATAATTATGAGTGTATTCTGTAGTTGAAGTGTTTTAAGACATCAGCAGGTTTGAAGCAACAAAAATCAACAtctaaaaagaacaaagaatttacaataaaaaaaaaaaactctaagtGGGAACAGAATCCGGTGCCAGAGCAAAAGGTGCAATAAAGCGTTTGATGGAAATACGTAATTGCTAGTTTTAGGGAACATTCACACCAGACTTTGTGATTCCAATATTAGTTTGTTTGCTCGGGAAGTCTGGTTCATTTGGGGAGGTGAGAATAACTTgagtttcaagttgtttatttgtcacatgcacatgtgagatggcagtgaaatgcagtaGTACATGCATCCGAGGCTGTGCACACCCATTTACcacttgtaaaaaaataaataaataaacagtaataaactaaaaagacaataaatataatGAGCCACAGTGCAATGATTGTGCAGTGATGTGCACGTTATACAGACTGACAACATACACGTACAATATTTATAATGTAAGTGGTAGTGCTAAATATAAACCTTGTTAAAGTGACACAAGTGATTGACAGTGTTTTTCAGCAGAAGGTAGGACACTGGCCGGTGTCGCTACAGGGTTAACATTTCTGACAGCCTAAGAGAAGAAGCTCCtcctgagtctgtgtgaacCTTAGGCACTGGCCAGAGCGCAGCCACTTGAACAGACCGTTGGTAGGATGATGATGGTCTCTCATGATCCTGTTTGCTGTGCAAACAGACTCTGATGCAGattaaagaagcaaactctggccCACTTACAAACGTAGGTCTCTGTCtgcttcaagtgaaccaaatacaggagGCAGACAAAAATGCCAAGGATATTGTGGGTTCAATGCAGTGCGTTGTGGGTAAATGCAACCAAACCGTACGTGTAGGATGAGAGGCGACGCTGGCTGGTAGAAACAGCTCGTAGTCAGACGTGGTAAAAGTTCTGAGAGGAATATGGTCAGCCAAacgatctgatgcagctccatgttttgcttttatgtgGTAGTTAATGCAGGGAGATTTCTGTTtccctgcattaaccaataaatgagcacgttttcttctttgtttgtcttgtcttaAATTctagtaattcttgatgcatcACAGTGTCTGGCAAGGATGAAAACAGgttatttaaaaagtcagattcGTGTAAGAGTGGAGTGTGAAAGCAAAGTCAGACCGGCTGAAGGTTGCAGCCCCCAATCAAAATTCAGTCCCCAATTATACAGCATCAGGTGGACTATTAGGCGTGGATGCACCCCTACTTCAGCACTTCTGAAGTGTTGGGCTGCaaagtggtgtggtggttagcaccttgcctcacagcaagaaggttcctggtttgagcctcggctaaGGGGGAGGGGTTTGAGctgggcctttctgtgtggagtttgcattttctctctgtggtatgaaataagtgggtatagaaaatgggtGAATGGATGGCACTATTTAAGTAGAAATGCAAGAAACCTGAAGGGAAAAACAAATGCTCTTCTTAAGTTCCTGTCTGTAATTCTCTGTTGTTTGCCATGATGCTCATGTTTCTTATTTCCTCTCAGGTACGCTGTACAGCTGCTGACCCCAGCCAGTCTGCTGGGCCGTGTTCAGGGCAAAGAGACCGTGGAGAGAGAGCAGGTCGAGGAAATAAATGAGCTGTTTTATGACGCTAAATCTTCAGCCAAAATCCTCCAAGACCAGCATCACAAgtttatgaaataaaatagatttttttttttttttataactgtcTACAGGGCCCTTAAATCACTTTTTCTTCAGTGCTTGTTCTGTGCTTTGTCAGTTTTGGTTTCATTCATCTCTCCCcttcatccttcatccatctaGTGTCTTTTCCTCGCCTACCACACCACTGACTGTAGAAGTTTActcaatttaaagttttatttgttctaTTTGTTGTTGACaatttttgaataaaaaagaagacatctCATCagttctatttaattttttgggGGGTGGTTAAATTTAAGTTTACTGCATTACTGACCCTTCTTGctgttaaaatatttcacaacACAGTacgttttttttacagtttattcaAAAGTATCAACCACAATATTGCACCACAAGAAAATATTGTGTTACTACTTAAAAACTATAGGTCAATTGATTAAATGATCGTTTAGAAATGCAAACATTCAAACAATAATTGATAGCTAAATATTTTacttgaataaattaatttagttaCGTTCCACCACAGGAACAAAATGTTCATTTCTTGAAGTTAAGTTACTAATTGGTGTTCTTTGGCAGTAGATATACCTTAGCTGGACATTTGCAACATGAAGCAAAAACCAAAACTAAAGCTGTGTCATTCAGTTTTCAGCTGGACTACGGTGGGAAAAAGACAAACTTTTTAACATGGAACAGGTTTCATCCAGCCATAGAAGGGAAGTTTGCCTCTACTTCCTCACTGGTCGAGTTGAGCGTGTGTTGAAAACAGTCTCTGCTCCCGACTTCACTCCACTGAACACTGAGGGAGCCGCTTTTCCCATCTTCTCTGCAGAAAATGGAAAATCAATTTACGTTTAGTAGTAACATCTGTTAATGTCCACTTTGTATACAATATACACATGTTCAGTCCCACTGGACAAGAGCAATGTAGGAATCCTCCATCATTCCATCccctcttttcctctctgtATATGGAGTGGAAACTTGAGTATCATAAGAAACGTcccccgacacacacacacacatatgcacacactgCTAAAGCGTGATATTAGCTGAACCAGACAGAACATTCAAACTGCTAATTTTCGTGGTCATTTGTAAATCAAGTTACATGTCCTCACCACACTCCTCCATCACTTCAAATGTCTTGCTCTTCACAGGCCCACCACTACCAAGTTGACTCTTTGCTTTAGTCAGGTCCTCTTCTTTCACTTCAGGACGTTGCATTTGTTCATCTTCCTGACCAGACTGAaaggcagaaataaaaaaaagaaagttgaacCACTCCACGTCTGCAACAACTGCTTTTGaaggtgaaagaaaaactcaagcTGTGATCTTACTTGAGACATGATGGTTGAGTGGCTGAAGATACTCTTCTGCAAGAAATACTCTGCTTTCTATGAGCTGTCTGTTTTCTTGTAAGTTcacaacacacacccacatatgGACACAATCTGGCAGTGATTCTCCAGTGGACAATAAATCTGTTCCTAAGAATAATAAATGATGTCATACATGAAGAAACTCCTCCTCTTTTCTGCCTCTGGTTTTTATCCTCATCTCCACTTTTCCTGCTGTTTCATTAGGAAATGAGATCACAGCTGGAACTTCTGGCATTAACCTTCATTTAATAAAACCCAGATTTGCAAAAACATGACTTAATTCAGTTTGTGTCATCCTTCCTAGTCATAATggaagtatttttcttttctaacaaCACTAGCAACAAGCCAACCAAATAAAACTCAAAGTACAGAAGAGCAAACTTGTGGCATCAAACCTCCTGACTAACTAAAGCACTTTTGACTtacaatatataattaaaactaactgggAAGAGAACAAACATTGCCCTGCTGTAAAAGGATGCCATTCCCCCATTTCCGCCCATTTTCCGTAACTACATAGTAATCTAGCCCCTTGGGGTCCTAAATTGAGTGGCTAACGCTGCAGCGGAAAGACCAACAAGTAAGTGTTTCTCAGCAACACATCAATCACTCAACTCAAACCTACAACAATCTTAGATTTATTTTGGACTTgattaacttattttattcaaCTATGACTGTATATTAGTAAAATGACTCCAGTAATGGCTGAAATCTTCCCCaaaaaatatagtaaatataAATAGTCAGTGAGAAGACATTTTTTCAGCCAAGACAAGGTttacatgttctccctgtgatgtgtgaTCTCTCTCTGGGTGCTCTGGCTTCTTTCCACTTTTCAAAAGCATTGATCAACTTGTGACTCTATGTTGGCCCTATGAGTGAGTGTGACCATGCATGGTTGACTTGTCTCTGATGCactggtgatctgtccagggtgtaccctttctctttctctttctctaagtacagaaaatggatggagagatggatccaaatttacaatatatatatatataaataaataaataaaatgctgataTGGTCGAAGAAAATTCAGCTtgaaatttttaaatctttgtgcTGACAAACTACAATAACATTAATCTACTGCAGCTCATACTTTGGCAAAAGAATGACAAGTTTTGGTGATTTTACCTTTCAACATTTTATACTTAATTATGGTGCATTGTTGAAACTGTAACTAGGCctgtaacacaaacacacagtattCTTAGAATACATCAATCTTTTGATCCTGAGCACATTCTGACATTTTCATACTTAGGAATGATACAGtgtaaatacagaaacattaaaCGTAATACACAAAGTTCATCTTCCCAGTCTTTCACACGGCCAGTAACTGTCTGTAAATCTGTAGTTTTCCTGTTGTAGATGGAGCAGACGTTTCCTTTGGAAGTTGCAAtcatttatgtttctttttgtatCGTGGCAACAGCTGAGTCCTCACAAACTGAACCAGATGACTCTCCGTGAACAGAATGGTCACAAGCACGAGGAGTAGACATACTCCTCCCACAGCGATGTGGACCAGCCTGAACAACCAGCCGCTGTCGCAGCAAAGAACAACCTGGAAAACAATCAAACTCGTTAGGTCACAGAAATGCAAAATTACATATAGAACAGATAGGTGGACTGAAACAGCAGTGTAATGGGTGTAACAGTCAAGAttcaaaacagtaaaacattttttcttgtaCCTCAGAAACTGATGTAACAACTGCACTGACAGCAAGTGCCAGCAGCAGGAGTGGAGAGGGCAAGAGTCCTCGCAGAGGTTTCCACTGACTCAACTGAAAGTAACGGTGTATGTAAAGCAGGCTGTGCAAGATACGAAGGCCCATGTTGAGGCAGTTTGCCAGTATGAATCCTACACCACCAGCCCACCATGTCAGCATGTAGGACaggaagaggaaggacacagacaGAGCCAGCATGACCAGGTTAtacctgaggaaaaaaaatatgttaactAAAAGATTATGTGctgtgtaataaaaataatatcagTCTGTCTGAATTCTCACTTGTCAACCTCTCCTTGACTCATAGCTGCAAATACGAAGCACTCCGTTACTCCATTTACTGCAAGCAGGAGGACATAGCAGCTGTAGTATCGCAGCAAACTGGGCCctaaaaaaatcatgaaaaaaaagaaaagacatcagAAAGGAATGATATACACTATTTATGTatttgaaatgtgtttgtgcCTCATATACCTTCCCCACTACTCAGCAGAGAGCCACCATAAATATCCAGAGCTAAGTGAGAGTAGGCATATCCAAACACTGTGATAATCAGACCAATCACAAGGACCAGTTTCAGCAGACACTCTAGCACCTCTGCTGCGATGGCGATTTCTTCCTGCATAGAAATCCACAACAAGAGGTAAAACCAACAAGAACTACAGTGAAATCTACAAAGACCTGGTTCTGTTTATTCTCCCTGTCCAGACCTGTTTTTGACTTCTGATGTCACGTCCTCTCTCTAACACTTTGGCAAAAAAGATGTAGAAACTTTCCTCAATGGGCAAGAAAATAAAGCGTGCCACCATGGAGCCCAGGTTGTTCACAATATCGTAAACACCCTGGTCTCCAAAGCTGAGTACATTTAAGAAGGTCATGACATAGCGCTCCCCCTCCGTCAGGATCTGCTTCAGGAAACTCTGCTTGAAGAAGCTCCATGTGAGCCGAGCTAGAGTCCGATCCACCAGTGGCTGTAAACACAGCAGAGGACAAGAAATATCAGTCCTACAACTACATGTTCTATGATTTTTAACCATTAAACCATTAGTAATAATGCATAAATATATGCCAGGATTACCTCTCCATCAGTTCTGTGAGGCAGCAAATCTGCAACATGGTGCAGTGGGAAACTCTTCTTGACTGCCTCTTTAGAGCCCAAGAAACGAATGAAGTAAACAGCGTAGCATAACATCAGACATCCCGTGTACAGCAACTAAAAGAAGCACATACACCAAACTCACTATTTAGATGTATTTATagaaataatgcaaaaaaatataGCTGCTAACTTACATGGGCAGCAGAGAAGATGTAAAGGCCCCATTCACGAGCAAACACCACCAACACCACAGTTACACTGCACTTTACGATCATAGCTAAGCTCTCAGCGACCACTTTCAGTCTGACAAACATGTGACTCTGAGCCAAAACCCACAGTGGCTCAGCCAGGAGCTCCTGGACTCCTGATATGGCAAACAGCACCACTGCAGGACCATAGTAGGGGACATTATGGGCATCTGGGACCTCCAGGAGCCACAGCCAAACACAACCAAGAAGGAAGGCCCATAAAACACCCAGAGGCACTCTGAAAATGAGAAGATTATTACAACACAGCTGAAGAAAACAAACCATGCCAATTATGTTTTAGTCAACTCACGTCAGCCATATTAGGTTAATAACTTGTCTCCAATTGCGGTTTCCCCCCGACTCCCCACTCAGACAGGCTCTCCGGAAAGCCTCCCTGGATAAAAATACTAATGTGGAATACAACAGAGTAAGCCTGTtttacaaagagagagagagagagagagagagagagagagagagagagagagagagagagagagaaataataCACAGGTTAAGGTAGCTAGTGCAGTGAAATCCTATAGTAGTGTTGCTCTCTCTCGGTTTCAGACACCCTCACAGCAGCTGATATCTTTACCTGACGTTGACAACCCCGATCAGCTCTTTGGACACAAACCGCAGAGTGAATGCGTTCAGCAAGAACGTGAGCACGCGGAACATCACCTGAGCGTTaaccagttaaaaaataaattagcaaCCGAGACACTGGAAAACATGTTAGACAGGgctcatttctgtatttatttacctgTAGCAACACATTATACGATGCTAAAGTGGACGCATTCTTCAGTATGTCCTGCGAGCTCATTTTAGACTCTTAATAAACTTCAGACAGGAATgaagttcctgctttctaccaTAGAAAAACATTATAGAATCATTCTGAGAGAACGTTAAATGTCAACTgtctaaaatgattaaaatagcCCTGAATTCAAgagtagaaaataaaacttcacAATTATCAGGCTGCATTAGAAGGCTACCATCTGTAGAGCCACTACTTCCTGAAACACGGTGCAGAGACACGTTGCGCGATGACGTCAAAGACGGTTTTATGTAGTGTTACCGCTAGAGAGCGTGACTCTCCTTCAGATAATCCATGATTGGCGTTTGTGCCAGATGTGCACGACAGATGTCTATGTATCATTCAAATAGTGGTTACCAATAATGTTATTACAGTTTGCTCAttatacaataataaataacaacaatagCAACATAAGAATACAGTCTAACGGCTCTATAAACTATATTAACATTTAGGTGCTCTATCAAAAATGACCTATGGGAAATTAACTTCTGGCAAACTGTCAACCAGCattagtgtattttttttttctttcagcaaaataaataaaagtcttgCTGTGGATGTTTAAAGACTAACTTTAGGTGTGATTCATTTATGTATCCACTTTGAAGGATAGTAGTTTAAATAATATTAGTTTTTGGCGCATCATCGCCAAGTTTTAAAAACCACGTCAGACCAATAACAGAAATTAAACTAAGTGAATACAAACTTAACATAAAGTTGACATCTGCAACCACAAAAGTCCAACTGATGACCCAGTTAGTGATGACCCATCactaactccagtcctcgagatcttcCATCCGGCAGGTGTTTCTCTGCtgcgacacacctgactcaagtcaacggctcattaacaggctggtGCAGAAATTGACAAGTTGTTGGAGAACCGTTtcatgtgaatcaggtgtgttgtaccAGGGAaactctaaaacctgcaggatgacaGAGGACCCGAGTTAGTGACCACTGCTTTCCATCAGTGATAGGTCATCTCTGATGGTTCTGGTTTTAgaactaaaacatttatttttttcatactgGCAACAGACACAATGAGAAAAGAGTTGTAagttgatgatttttttaattagatgtAAAATATGGAGACAGTACAAAAAAGTACATCCTTAATGAATCAATATACATGTTCAAACAATATACATCTAGATTGTTTATACACAACATCTCAACAATGCCCCACTAAGTGACTACACTCATGTAACATTACCGAACTCTCTGGCTACACGCAGTCCTCCCCAGTCTGCAGACAGGATCTTTCTATATAGCTGAGAATTGCAGTAGATGTTTAAATTTTGATCTGTACATGTTCACTCACCAATGTAAACCAAACTTCTTCGTACTGTTACAGTTCTTCTGATTTATTAAGTTAAACGCTGGAATTAAGATGTTTAAACAGATAACATTCATTATTAATCTATATTTTGAAGATGGACAGGTTATGATTGTTCTGAATCATAAACATGCAGTCACTTCATTTACACAATCTACATCTGAAAAACAGTTCATTAATTTCTTCccctttatatatttttttaatcaactgaCTTGAACTGCATGTTATAGGGACAAAAATGACAGCAGATGGTAGCATCAGGTGGAATGTAAAATTTTTACCTTCCCATCataatattattattcataCATGCTTTGACAGCCTCCACACTTAACAAGCATGCATACAAACACGATAACATCAATATATACAGTACAATGGCTCATTTCTACCTCTATATGTACCCAAGAATATGTTGTGCCTAAAATAACGTTACACAAATACTGACAGAAGAACAGCCAACTCATCTGCAAGTATAGGAATTGTcccacaaacaacaacaaggtCTCCAGAGTCAAACTTGTGTTACATCCTTCACTTTTCTAAAAGATGCTCCATCTTGGGGTTTATGaaggaaaaaccagcaaaagCAGACTGGTCCATGGAATCTATGAAGTTCTTGTCGCTGTAGGAGAGCCGCGGCTTCTCACTGAGGAACTCCCGATCAAAGTTGCTGCAGTCATCGGGGGCTTTCTGTAATTGAGGACAAACAAAACTCAGCAAAATTATAAAAAGGTGATGAAAAGATTAcagaaatatgtaaacacaccaCATGAGCCATAGTTTCTAATGATTTTAATCCTCAGGGAGAGGCATGGAGCATACCACTTTGGGTTTGAAGGGGGGTTCAATCTCTCTCCTCTCCAAGGCCTGCCAGTTAATGGTCTTGAAGAAAGGATGTGATCGGATATTACCCACAATTCCAAGCCTGCGTGTGGGGTCTCTCTCAAACAACTGCGGGAAAGTAGAATCCAAAGCAGTTAGGTTAGGGAAGGATGCCCTAAACACGAGCAGTTACATACTCTGTTATCATCCAGCTGGGTTTTTGAGCTATGATATTTGTGTGATGGCATGAAAAGAAATACAGTGGAGTTATGcttgaaaatgtatttagaaatcttaaataataaaacaacagctAGACAGTTAAAATGTACACAATTATATCTGGACAAAAAGAggtattattaaatatttttattacaatcTTTAAGT
Protein-coding sequences here:
- the ruvbl1 gene encoding ruvB-like 1, with amino-acid sequence MKIEEVKSTTKTQRIASHSHVKGLGLDEAGNAKQTACGLVGQEAAREACGIIVELIRSKKMAGRAVLLAGPPGTGKTALALAVAQELGNKVPFCPMVGSEVYSSEIKKTEVLMENFRRAIGLRIKETKEVYEGEVTELTPCETENPMGGYGKTISHVIIGLKTAKGTKQLKLDPSIYESLQKERVEVGDVIYIEANSGAVKRQGRCDTFATEFDLEAEEYVPLPKGDVHKKKEIVQDVTLHDLDVANARPQGGQDILSMMGQLMKPKKTEITDKLRAEINKVVNRYIDQGVAELVPGVLFVDEVHMLDIECFTYLHRALESSIAPIVVFASNRGNCLIRGTEDISSPHGIPLDLLDRVMIIRTMLYTPQEMKQIIKIRAQTEGISISEESLTHLAEIGTKTTLRYAVQLLTPASLLGRVQGKETVEREQVEEINELFYDAKSSAKILQDQHHKFMK
- the mustn1a gene encoding musculoskeletal embryonic nuclear protein 1a, coding for MSQSGQEDEQMQRPEVKEEDLTKAKSQLGSGGPVKSKTFEVMEECEKMGKAAPSVFSGVKSGAETVFNTRSTRPVRK
- the rft1 gene encoding protein RFT1 homolog; this encodes MSSQDILKNASTLASYNVLLQVMFRVLTFLLNAFTLRFVSKELIGVVNVRLTLLYSTLVFLSREAFRRACLSGESGGNRNWRQVINLIWLTVPLGVLWAFLLGCVWLWLLEVPDAHNVPYYGPAVVLFAISGVQELLAEPLWVLAQSHMFVRLKVVAESLAMIVKCSVTVVLVVFAREWGLYIFSAAHLLYTGCLMLCYAVYFIRFLGSKEAVKKSFPLHHVADLLPHRTDGEPLVDRTLARLTWSFFKQSFLKQILTEGERYVMTFLNVLSFGDQGVYDIVNNLGSMVARFIFLPIEESFYIFFAKVLERGRDIRSQKQEEIAIAAEVLECLLKLVLVIGLIITVFGYAYSHLALDIYGGSLLSSGEGPSLLRYYSCYVLLLAVNGVTECFVFAAMSQGEVDKYNLVMLALSVSFLFLSYMLTWWAGGVGFILANCLNMGLRILHSLLYIHRYFQLSQWKPLRGLLPSPLLLLALAVSAVVTSVSEVVLCCDSGWLFRLVHIAVGGVCLLLVLVTILFTESHLVQFVRTQLLPRYKKKHK